CTACCTGAAGCTTTAGTAAATCAAATGGAAGAGCAACTTTCAGGAGCTTGTACAGTTGAAATAGCTGCATTTGATGAATTCACTTCGCTTCTAACAAATAAAAATTTAATCGATCAATATGATCATATTATCTTTGATACAGCACCAACAGGACATACACTTCGTTTACTTCAATTGCCAACTGCTTGGAATGGATTTTTAGAAGAAAGTACTCATGGAGCGTCGTGTTTAGGACCATTAGCTGGACTTGCAGATAAGAAAAAATCTTATGAAGCAACAGTTCAAGCTTTATCTGATATAAAACAAACAATACTAATTCTTGTAACAAGACCAGATGAATCACCTCTTAATGAGGCAGCTAGAGCTTCTTTAGAATTAAAAGAATTGGGTATTTCTAATCAATTGCTAGTGATAAATGGTTTACTAAGTGACAAAATTATAGACGACGAAATTTCAATCGCTTTTTATGAACGACAACAATCAGCATTAGAAAAAATACCGAATGATTTAAAAGAATTACCTCAATATATAATTCCATTAATGCCATTTAATGTTACGGGAATAGAGAATCTGCGTAAAATGTTCCATTATAATCAATTCACTTTAGTGAAACCAGTGGATGATATGGACATTTCTTATGAAGTGTTTAATACATTAATTGATGATTTAATTCAACAAGATCAACGTGTTGTGTTTACTATGGGTAAAGGTGGCGTTGGAAAAACTACGATCGCAGCTGCCATTGCAGTGGCTTTAGCAGAACGTGGAAAAAAAGTCCATTTAACAACAACAGATCCAGCAGCCCATTTAGAATATGTCATGAAAGAAAATGAACAACATTCGAATCTTTCTGTCAGTAAAATTGATCCAAAACTTGAAATTCAGAATTATAAACAAGAAGTTTTGTCTTCCTCTATGGAGATGTTAGACGAAGAAGGATTAGCTTATTTAGAAGAAGATTTACGTTCTCCGTGTACTGAGGAAATCGCTGTCTTCCGAAAATTTGCAGAGATTGTTGAAAAGGCTAATGATGAAATAATAGTGATTGATACAGCTCCTACTGGACATACACTTTTATTATTAGATGCTACTCAAACTTATCATCAAGAAATCCAAAGGTCTCAAGGAGACGTACCTGAATCTGTAAAAAATTTATTACCTAGATTGAGGAATCCAAAAGAAACAACGGTAGTTATTGTGACATTAGCAGAA
This genomic interval from Gottfriedia acidiceleris contains the following:
- the arsA gene encoding arsenical pump-driving ATPase; translated protein: MKQFNLAELNLTPFLFFTGKGGVGKTSTACATAIALADQGKKILLVSTDPASNLQDVFGITLTNKPKQVPSVSNLFVANLDPETAALEYKEKIIGPYRDKLPEALVNQMEEQLSGACTVEIAAFDEFTSLLTNKNLIDQYDHIIFDTAPTGHTLRLLQLPTAWNGFLEESTHGASCLGPLAGLADKKKSYEATVQALSDIKQTILILVTRPDESPLNEAARASLELKELGISNQLLVINGLLSDKIIDDEISIAFYERQQSALEKIPNDLKELPQYIIPLMPFNVTGIENLRKMFHYNQFTLVKPVDDMDISYEVFNTLIDDLIQQDQRVVFTMGKGGVGKTTIAAAIAVALAERGKKVHLTTTDPAAHLEYVMKENEQHSNLSVSKIDPKLEIQNYKQEVLSSSMEMLDEEGLAYLEEDLRSPCTEEIAVFRKFAEIVEKANDEIIVIDTAPTGHTLLLLDATQTYHQEIQRSQGDVPESVKNLLPRLRNPKETTVVIVTLAEATPVFEANRLKQDLLRASIQPKWWVINQSLYATKTIDPILSGRASSEAQWIKEVQKYSSNNCVIVPWQKHEIKGYEELQKLTIK